The Nitrospirota bacterium DNA segment CATAGCGAGGAGTGTAGATGATATCCGAGGCAAACCATTCCGCCAGTCGTCCGTCTGAAGGACAGCGCCCGAGAAAGTACAATCTCTTGATTGTCGTCTCTAACCTTTGGATTGGGGGGACCGAGGTCGTCATCCAAAATCTTTGTCATACCCTCGATCGCAGTTTATTCAATGTCAGTGTGTGTCATCTCAAGGAGCGTGGCAATATTGGAGATGATCTACATCGCGCAGGTGTGGACATCGTCGGGGTTCCTTCCTCAAAATTTTTCAAGAGAGCCAACTATTTTTCTTTTCTCGAGCTCTTGAAGGTCATCCGTAGTAAGGAAATTGACATCATCCATTCTCATACGACCTATTCTCTCACCGACTCCGCACTCAGCAAGCTATTTTGTCCGAGCGTCAAATTAGTGCATACGTTTCATTTTGGAAACTATCCTCATGATGACAAACGGCGGATGTTAATGGAGCGGATTTTTTCCAAGGTTGCGGATTGTTTAGTCGCAGTCGGCGATCATCAGCGGAAAACGATCGAGCAGGCCTACGGTGTGTCTTCGACCAAGATGAGGAAAATATGGAATGGTGTCACCCTGTCAGATGGGGGAGAAGCGTTTGACCTCCAGTCCGTCATCGGGACGGAGAAGCGGTTGGTGGTGGGAACGATTGCCACGCTGTATGAACAAAAAGGCATTACATTTTTGTTGGATGTCGCGGCCCGGCTAAAGAGTCAGGGGGAGAAGGTGGCGTTTATTGTGGCCGGTGAAGGGCCTCTTCGAAAAGAGCTTGAGCAAAAGTGCGAACGACTTGGTTTATCCGATACCGTGTATTTGATCGGTTGGGTCAAAGACGCGGCAGCGCGGTTAATCCCCAAACTTGACGTCTTCTTTCAGCCGTCTCTTTGGGAGGCCATGTCAGTGGTTGTGTTGGAAGCGATGGCCGCAGGGAAGCCAATCGTCGTCACTCGTGTCGGGGAGAACCCGCTGGTGATTGGCCATGATCGAGACGGCCTTCTTGTCGATCCCAGAAATATTGATCAGATGGTGAGTGCCCTGTCGCGGTTGATTCATGAGCCAGGGTTGGGAGCTCGACTCGGGGACGAAGCCAAGAAAACATTTTATCAGTCCTTTACTGCGGACCGGATGGCACGGGATTATGAACGGCTCTATTTGGAGGTTTTGGGGTGATCAACCAAACGCCTGGCCCCACATGCTGAGAGTGTTATTTCTCTCGCAAATCGTCCCGTATCCTCCTCACGGTGGTGTGCTTCAGCGTGGCTATAATCTGTTGCGTGAGCTAGGGCGCAACGCGCAGGTACATCTGCTGGCGTTCGTGCATCCTGATGTGCTTCCTACGGAGGCGTCGATTCAGGAGAGTCGGGCGGTTCTTCTCAAGTGTTGTGAGGCGGTGGAGTATTTCCCGCTTTGGCCCAAGGCTTCCTCGATTCATCGATTCGCAGGGCTGGCTGCGAGTGCATTATCTTCGAGCCCGTTCAGCGTGTTGGCACACCGATCAGCAGCGTTCCAGCGGCGTGTCTCCGAATTGATCGGTACACAGAAGTTCGATCTCATCCATGTCGATACCATAGCGCTGGCACAGTTTCTGGACAAGCAGCGGTCGATTGCCACGGTGGTTACCCATCACAACATTGAGTCGCAGCTGATGGAACGCCGGGCCGGTGCCGAGACAGGACAGCTTGCGAGGCGATTTTTGCAGCGGGAGACCCAGAAGTTACGCGCGTACGAGGCGGAGAAGGTTGGGGCGTTCGATGTCAATATTTTCGTCTCACAGACAGACGAGAAGACCCTCCTTGAACGAGT contains these protein-coding regions:
- a CDS encoding glycosyltransferase family 4 protein; protein product: MISEANHSASRPSEGQRPRKYNLLIVVSNLWIGGTEVVIQNLCHTLDRSLFNVSVCHLKERGNIGDDLHRAGVDIVGVPSSKFFKRANYFSFLELLKVIRSKEIDIIHSHTTYSLTDSALSKLFCPSVKLVHTFHFGNYPHDDKRRMLMERIFSKVADCLVAVGDHQRKTIEQAYGVSSTKMRKIWNGVTLSDGGEAFDLQSVIGTEKRLVVGTIATLYEQKGITFLLDVAARLKSQGEKVAFIVAGEGPLRKELEQKCERLGLSDTVYLIGWVKDAAARLIPKLDVFFQPSLWEAMSVVVLEAMAAGKPIVVTRVGENPLVIGHDRDGLLVDPRNIDQMVSALSRLIHEPGLGARLGDEAKKTFYQSFTADRMARDYERLYLEVLG